The genomic window GCAAAGCCATCGACGGTGACATTCCAGCGGCGAATACCAACAATGCCTTCGACGACACCGATAGCGATGCTCTTGCGATCCAGTATGGCTCCCTGTTCGATATGCAGCTCAAGATACGCAGCTATGTCGCCGGGGCTTCGGGTCACAGAATCCAGCTGCTCTGGCTCTCCGCCAAGAAACCGCATTCCCTCGCCCAGGCTTCGCTGACCAAGACTGGGCAATGCGTACTCCCTGGGTTTGACAGCACCAGCGACTGCACGACTACCGGTTTTACCACCCTCCTCGTTTGACCAGACGATAAACTCCACCGGGTGTCGGAGAGAAACCTTTTGATCATGGAGCGTCCTTGCGACTTCAATAGCCGACATCACGCCAACAATGCCATCGTAATGCCCCCCATTGGGCACAGTGTCGATATGAGATCCCGCAACGATCGGCGCCAGGTCGCTGCTGCGACCTTCACGACGACCAACAAGATTGCCCGCTGCGTCAATGTGGGTAACAAGTCCCGCTTCGCGCATGAGTCCATCGAGATACTCGAGCGCCGCTTTGTTGGCATCGCTATAGGCAACGCGGGTGGACCCACCCTCGGGCGTGCCCCCATAGGTCTTCATGGTCGCCATGGTCCCGTTCAGGCGACCCCCATCTACCTCTAAATCAGATTGGGCTGACGCTGAAGACAGGGTCGCAATATGCAGTGTAATCAGGCCGGCCAGGAGAATTGGGTTGACAGAAAAACGCATGAATAGTCCTTAAATGGCGCGAGCAGTGCCGAAGCGTAAACGCGGCAAGCAACCCACTATACCGATAACCGCTTCGCAAGATTTTAATGAAACAGTGCGCTGCTAGCGCTGTGGCAATAGTCGGATAAAACGCAGCGACAGGGCCACCGCCGCCAATCCTAATCCGACCACCAGGCCAAACCACACGCCGGGCCCACCAAAGCCCCCATGGAAACCCAGCACATAGCCAGCCGGCGCACCGATACACCAGTAAATAACGGCCGCCATAATCATCGGAATACGCGTGTCCTGCACCCCGCGCAGCAGGCCCAGAGCGACGACCTGAGCGCCGTCGGCCAGCTGGAACAGCGCCGCTGCCGTTAGCAGCGTGATGGCGATGGGCACGATCGCCGGCGAGCGGGCATCATCTGCAGATAGAAACAGGCCGATCAGAAACTCCGGCGAGAACACGAAGGCCCCGATCGCCAACATCGAGAAGCTAACAGAACAGGCGGCGACGACGACGGCACCGCGACGGAGAGACACGAGGTCCCCCATACTCATCGCCTGCCCTGCCCGGACCGTGGCAACCTGACTCAGGCCGAGATGCACCATGAAACTGATTGATGCGAGCTGGATGGCGATGCCGTGTGCCGCCAGCACCGTCTCGCCGAGCAAGCCGACCAGGATCGCGCTGAACGCGAACAGACCGGCCTCGGCCAACAGTGTGATGCCGATGGGCCAACCCAGGCGAAAGACCTGCTGACAGCACGCCCAGTCGGGCCGCCAGAAACCTTCGAACAATCCACGGCGGGAGGCCCGGGGCGACACGCGGCTATACGCGACCAGGCCGCCAAGCGTCGCGCCGTGCGCGATCAACGAAGCGATCGCCGCACCCTCCAGACCCAGCTCGGGAAATCCGAGCTTCCCGAAGATCAACAACCAGTTAGCGATACCGTTGAACACCGCCGCCATGAGGGTCACAAGCAAAATGATGCGCGTGCGCTCCAGCGCCGACAGGTGGCTCTTGATAACCATGGCAAACAACGCCGGAAACATGGCCCAACAGGCGATGCGCAGAAAACTCTGGGCGCCGGCGGCCACGGCAGGATCCTGCCCGAAGAACAGCAAAGATCCGGACCAGAACATCAAAGGCAGCACCAGTAAAGCGTAGAGTGCCGACAACCAGAAACCCATGCGAGTCACGCCGGCCAACTGCTCATCGTCACCCCGCGTGGCCGCGCCGGCAGCGAGGGGCATCACGGCGAAGGCGAAGCCCGCCCCCACGATCATCAGAAGGTTGAACACAGAAGCAGCCAGAGAGCCCGCGGCAAGTGCGCCAACCCCGTACCAGCCCAGCATCAGCGTGTCTGTCGCGCCGATAGCCACCTGCGCCAGATGGCTGCCGACCAGCGGCAGACCGAGGCGCGCAACAGCCCCCAGGTGTGCGCGCCAGGTAATTGGAGAAGCGGTGCTAATACTTGAGACCATTCGAAATGCTCTAGACCTTGCTCGACGTTTCAGGCGGATTGATCACAACAGGCTAAGGCCTGTTGTAATCCCTGCGGGGCGCCGTCGCCAGCGACGCCGTCTAAAACGCTCCTCATCGAAACCTAATCCTCCAAAAACACAAAACCCGCCATTTGGCGGGTTTTGATTTTTGGTAGGACCAGGCGGATTCGAACCGCCGACCTCTACCATGTCAAGGTAGCGCTCTAACCAACTGAGCTATGGTCCTGAAAGGGAGGCGGATTATAAGTGCCCGAACAAGGTCGATACAACCACCTTCTCCAAATGCCCCGGGGCGCCCTTCAGAGCTCACCAAAGACCAACTCTCCGGCAACGACCGTGGCGTGAACCTTGTTCTTCCATAGCTGCTCTCGTGGCACCGCGAAGAAATCATCCCGCACCAGGATAAAGTCCGCGGCATAACCGGGGAGCAGGCGGCCGACCTGGGTCTCGGCATGCCCCGAGTAAGCGGCGTCTTCCGTAAACAAGGAAAGAGCCTTGTTACGACTGAGTGCTTCTCCAACGCGCCAACCGCCGGGCGGCTCACCATCACGGTCCTGACGGGTTACTGCGGCATGGAGACCGAAAAAGGGATTGGGAGGCTCCACGGGAAAATCCGACCCCCCTGCCAGCTTTGCGCCGCTCTCAAAAAGACTCTGCCAGGCGTAGGCCCCTTCAAGACGGTCCTCACCTAATCGCGTGCCTGCCATATTCTTGTCGCTGGTTGCATGGGTGGGCTGCACCGATGCGATGACATCCAGCTCAGCAAAGCGCTGAATATCCACGGGGCGGAGGATTTGCGCGTGCTCGACACGATGGCGCAGGGCTCGCTGCCCGGAAGACGCGTTGAGCGCTTCAAACTCATCAAGAACCTTTGCGTTAGCCCGATCGCCAATGGCGTGCACATTCACCTGATACCCCAATTCCGCGGAGCGGCTGATCTGCCTCGACAGCTCTTCATCAGACAAAAGCAGCAGCCCCTTGTTACCCGGATCGTCGGAATAATCCTCAAACAGCGCAGCCCCCCGGGAGCCCAGAGCACCATCAGCCGAGATCTTCACGCTCCGCAGCTCAAACAACCCGCCGGTACTTTTTCGCGGACCCTCCAACCACTTCTTTTCGATCAGCGGATCAGCCATACGCAACATGGAATATATCCGCATGGGAAACTCGCCGTCCTTAAGGAGCGCGTCGTAGGCATCAACTTCTAACGCCGTGGATCCGGCGTCATGGGCACCCGTCATGCCCAGGCTCACGAGATAGCGCATCGCCCGGCTGAGATCGCGCTTTTTACTTTCCACCGTTGCTTCCGGTAGCGCCTCGGCGATCAGTCGCATGGCATTGTCGATGAGAATCCCCGTGGGCTCCCCCGCGTCGTCCCGGACAATCTGCCCCCCGGCGGGATCCGGGGTGTCGGCGGTGATACCCGCCAGGGACAGCGCTTTGCTGTTGACCCAAAGCGCGTGACGATCCACGCGACTCAAAGCGACCGGTCGATCTGTAATCACGGCATCCAGAGACGTTTTGGAAGGAAACTCCCCGGAGGGCCACAGCACCTGATTCCATCCCGCACCGAACAGCCAAGCTTCTCCGTTCTCGGCCACGGCACTCAGACGCGCAACCGCTTCTCCTTCACTGTCGCTGCCTGTGAGATCCACACTGGCCAGTGCGCTGCCCAAACCAGCGACATGGCCATGAGCATCGATGAGTCCTGGCAGCAATGTCAGCCCCTGTCCGTCGATACGTTCCGCTGCCTTGCTTGCTGATGCAGACGCCGCATCGTCGTAAATCGCTGTCACTACGCCTTTGTCATATTCCAGGGCTGTAAAAGACAAGCGCTCACCGTCGTGCAGGGTGTAACCACGCACGTTGTGAATCAGGGTCGCCGCCGACAGCTGCAAGGGAAACACCACCAGCGCTGCCAGAAAGCATCCACGCATATTCATCAACATCTCCTCATGGGGAAGTCCCGCCGGAAAACGCCGGCGACTCATAAACACAGCTCAACAAATGCAAGCCTACCGTAAATACTTACTGGGAAAGTAGGCACGACAGGCCTCCATCACCGATTCAGCTTCCCGGAGCTGACCGTTCGCCTGCAAACTCCGTCGTAACCAGGTGCAGGTCGCCCGCCCCCAGGGCCGCTGTTCGTGGGCGCGACTCGCCGCGGCCAGTGTCGCGACGGTATCGCCTTTCTTTGAGGCGAGATATGCCGCCGTGAGCTGCGTATCTACGCTATCGTCCGGGAGACGCAAGGTTACAGGCAATGCAAAACCCTCGCGGGCCAGAAGCACACCCCGCACATCCTCGTACAGCAATCGCCATCGCCCGGTCTGCAACAGCCCCCGGGTCAACCGGACGCCATTGCGACCCCGGGGCCACATAAACAGCTCCGCACCGGAGTCTTCTACCGTCTCTATCCATCCCGGGCGCGCGCCGAGTACCGTGACGTAATCCAGGTAAGTCGCATCATCAAACAGCGTATTTGCACGGCCGTCGATAAACACCTTCAGAGCACCATCGCTGCGCCAATGGAGATAGCCCCCCCAGTTGTAAAAAGCAAAGGTCTTGCCCTGGAGGTCATTGGCTTCGACAAAGTCCGCGAGCCCATGGGGAAACACGTACTCTGCGGTGAGATAGTGAAAGGCAATACCTGAACTTAAAGAGTAAGGCGCGACGCGAAGCCCTCCCCAGATAGTCAGGGCTAATAGCGCCGGGAGCATTAGGGGCTGCACGAGCTTTTGACGCAATAACGCGCCAGCAAAAGGGGCAAGTAAGAGCGCAAACGCCATGGCCCACAAAATGATAAAGCGCCGGCTGGTTGCGGACATGGCGGCACTGAGTACAGCGATAGCCACAAGCTCCGGACTAAAACGCACCCGTCGTCGCACCGCGGGTAGGAGCCAGGTCAGGCTCAAGGCAGCGCCAATCACCAGGGAGTAGGCATACCACGCCGAGGTAATCCCCCCGGCCTCAAAGGGCGATCGCCACTCGCCCAGGCTTCGGTAGGGCGAGTCCGCATTCAGTGCGTAGACCAGCGGTAAACAGAAAATGCGCAGGCCATCAGGATTTACAAGGCAGATGAGCGCGCAGGCGCTCCAGGTAAATGCAGCGCGGCGCAGGGCTGCCAAAGAACATTCGCGCCAGGGAAACAGCACAATAGCCAGCACCATCAGGCCGAACACAAAACCGCCGTGGAGGTTCACCCAGACAAGAAACAGCGGCAATAGGGCTTTCAGGCGTGGCGACCGAAACAGCGTCAGCTCAAGCAGAACCGCCAAGCCAAGGAGAGAGTAGAGCTGGGGTCGCATGTCCAGAAAAGGCGCTGCAATCGCCACAGCCGCGGTGCAGGCCAAAAGCGCTGCCAGGGCGTTACCGCTAATGCGGGTCAGCAACTGCTGAAACAGACAGAAGGTCGCGATGATCAGGGACCATTTCCAGATGACCAGGCTCGCCACACCGAAGACACGCACCCATCCATAGAACAACAGATCCGCCAGCCACTCGTGGTTGTGCCAGGCGCTGCCCTGCTCCGTAAAGGACCAGTCATCGACCAGCCAGGGGCTTCCCTGCTGGATGACTTCCCGACCCGCAGCAATATGCCACCAAAGATCCGAGCCCATCATTTCGGTGAAACCGAAGGAAAGGTAGATGAGCGCACCAGCGAGCAGCCAGGGCCAACTGCGCTGTAAAGGTCCGTCCAATACTGGCGAAAGCGGGGACATTAAGGATGGGTAACGAGCATCAGGGGTTTTGCAGGCGCTCGTTTTCTTCGGAGCGTGGGCTGACTGCCGTTTCCTCCGAGGTGTCAGCCAGAGTCTCGCGGCGATGAAGGCCACCGCTGGGTCGGTAGTCCATCACAAAGTACAGCTGCCGCCCCTTGCTCTCGTTATAGGTTCGCGCGAGGTACTCGCCAATAATGCCCAGACAGACGAGCTGCACACCGCCCAGAAACAGCATGATCACAATCAGCGACGGATAGCCCGGCACGGGATTACCCAGAAAAAGCGTGCGCAATAAAAAGAACAAACCGTAGGCAAAAGCCAGGACTGACGTGAACAGCCCCAGCCAGGTAGCAAGCTTCAGGGGTGCGGCGGAGAAGGAAGTAATGCCCTCCAGGGCGTGGTTCCAGAGACGCCAGTAGCTCCATTTGCTCCGCCCCAGGGAGCGGGCGTCGCGCGCATAGGGAACCGCTTTCTGGGGATAACCGATCCAGGCGTAGAGGCCCTTCATATACCGATGCTGCTCGCGAAGTTTGGCGAGAGCATCCACGGCCCGGCGGCTGAGCAAACGGAAGTCACCGGTGTCCCGGGGAATAGGGACATCCGATAGCCGGTCCATCACCCGGTAAAACAGGGCTGCGCTTTGACGTTTGAGCCACTGCTCACCCTCCCGGGACTCCCGGGTCGCGTAGACCACGTCGTAACCCTCACGCCAATGCTCCACAAGGGTGGGAATCAACTCCGGCGGGTCCTGAAGGTCCGCATCGATCACCACCACGGCATCGCCTTCGACGTGATCAAAGCCCGCGGACATGGCCGCCTCTTTACCGAAATTCCGTGACAGACGTAAAACGCCGATACGGTCATCATCGCTTTGTTTTTCGGCCAGCCACTCGCTGGAGCCATCGCTGCTGCCATCGTCTACATAGAGCAGTTGCACGGAGACCGGCAAAGACTCGAGTACCGCCAGAATCCGATCGTGAAAGGTCGGCAAGACCTCACGCTCGTTGTAGACGGGAACCACAACGGACAACAGCTCCGTCACGACTTGCCCGGAGCTATCGCTTCGACGGCATACTCAGCAGCGGATTCGGATGTCCTTGCGGCTTTCATTGTCTACCAGTGGACGCCGCGCATTACCTGGGCAAACATTTTCTGCGCAAGCTCAAGCTTGTTGGAAGGCATGTTCGCGCGCTCGGCGGCGGCCTCCTCCTCAGTCAGACCGCGTGCCGCGGGCGAATCGGGAAACAGCGCGTACGCCTGACTGAGAAACGCTTCGGTCACACTGGGAATCGTGGCCTGGGCCACGGCGCCGGTCACCCCTAATCCCGTAGACATTCGTTTGGGCTTGGCAATAATCGCCTTGATCACCAGGTCCCGCGCCTGCTCCGGCGACAAGGTGGGAAAGGCTTTGTAGAGGCTTGTCGGCGCGATCATCGGCGTGCGCACCAGGGGCATGTGAATGGTGGTAAAAGACACATTGTTCGCCGCGTATTCCGGTGCAGCGCAAAGGCTGAAGGCATCAAGAGCCGACTTGGACGCCACGTAAGCCGAGAAACGCGGTGGATTTGTGAGCACGCCAATGGAGGAAATGTTGATGATGTGCCCCCGCTCCCGCTCTTCCATGCTCGGTAAAAATCCCAGGATCAAGCGGAGGGCGCCGAAGTAGTTGAGCTCCATGGTGCGTTCAAAATCATGGAAGCGGTCATAGCTGTGACGCACCGAGCGTCGTATGGAACGACCGGCGTTATTCACAAGCACATCCACGTGACCATGATCCCGAAGGACGTCTCGGACCAGCTTCTGGCAGTCTTTCTCACTGGACACATCGCAGGAATAGGCCTGGGCATCGCCCCCTTTCTGGGCGATTTCCTGAAGAGTCTCGTCGAGCTTTTCTACCGTGCGCGCCACCAGGAGCACCGTGGCCCCGGCGCGGGCAAGGCGCAGTGCACACTCCTTACCAATACCGCTGGTCGCTCCCGTGACCATGACAACCTGACCTTTGACCTTGCGCCGCAGCACCGCCAGCGTGGGACGTCCGATGAAGTCGTTGAACAGCCCGTCTACCTCACGGATCAGGGAATCCTTGTCGCCCCGCAGGAAGTGCCGCCAGTAATCCCACAGTACCTGCGCATAGGATTCAAAGCTGGGGCAGGTGATCCCCGAGGGCTCGAGAAATGCCTGGGTTTTGGTGGAATCAAAACGCGTGGGATAGTTGATATAGCCGATGACCTGCGGCGGGATACCCAGACGCGCCACGGCCTTCTCCCCGAGGGACTTCACCGTGGGGATCTTGCTGATTCCCGATCCCGCAAGCTTGCTGGCTTTATCGAGAAGCCGCAGATTCACCGCCCGAAGTTTTGGTCCGTGTCCGACTTCCATCATCACCTTGAGGAGATCGCCGACGCGGATACCGTCGGGATCCGTGAGGAAGAAACAGGCGTGATCCGGACCATCCATGTGCGCCAGGTAATCCATGGCGTTCACCACAAAGTCCACAGGGACAATGTTCAGCAGGCCCGCCTTGTTCATGATCAGGGGCAGACCCTCGGGGGTCACCTTGCTGAGCTTGTCCAACAGCTCAAAGAAGTAATAGGGCCCGTCGATCTTGTCCATCTCGCCGGTTTCGGAATGTCCCACGACCATGCCGGGCCGATAGATGCGCCACTTCATAGTGGTCTCTTTGCGGACCAGGCCTTCGGACTCGTGCTTCGTGGCGAAATAGGGGTGGTCCAGAGCGCCCGCCTCTTCAAACATATCCTCGGTGAAGGTGCCCTCGTAAAGACCCGCGGCGGCGATGGATGAAACCTGATGAAAGCAGCCGGCTTTCAGGGCCTTTGCCAGCGAGATCGCCTGGGCGGTGCCATTCACATTGCTGACGCGCTGACTCTCGGCGTCGGCTTCCATGTCGTAAATCGCCGCAAGATGGAAGAAGTGATCGATCTTGCCTGTTTGCTGCTTCACCCAGGCCGCTTTCACGCCGAGACGTCGCTTGCTAAGGTCGCCCTCCACGGCAACGACCTGCTCCGGTGACGCGCCCCAGAGCTCCCGGAGCGCATCAAGCTTGGGCACGGAGCCGGGACGAACCAAAACAAAGACCTTGCCACCCCGATCCAGAAGTTTGGGCACCAGAAAACGTCCGATAAAACCCGTACCGCCGGTCACAAAATAATTCATATCGCTCTCCAAACCGCGCCTGACCCCTGGATCAGACCTTGACTGTTTTTATTGGTGGTTATCGTGCCCAAGGATAGATCAATTTAAGCGGCAACATCAGAGGGAGTTTGGGCGCTTCCATGAACGGCACCGTCTGCTTTCCGGAGGAGGTAACACTGGGTCCACAACACGGCTTCAAACCGTGATCCCTGAAGCTTCCTGTCGATTGCCGCGAGGAATCGTTGTCCCCAGTTGCCCCCAAACTCCCCAAGGATCGGCAGATAAAAGCCCATCCGCGCCTGTTTACGCACCACGAACCCTGCGGCCGTGCATTGGGTTTTGAGCTGCGCCGCCGACAGGAGGTTGATGTGTCCCGTGGGTTCGACGGGCTCGCGATAAACCAGGCGCAGCAGGTGGATGATCCCCGGCAGAAAGGCAATTTTGCCGAGAAGCTCCACGGGGCTCAGAGGCTGAGGCGTAGTGAGAATCAAGGTACCCTGAGGCGACAATGCCCCGGCCATGGCCTTCAGTAACCCCGCCGAGTCTGCAACATGTTCAATCACCTCAGAGCACAAAAGCAGATCTACAGAACCGCCTTGCAGAATTCCTGAGCGAAGATCCCCCTGCACAAACCCGACGGATACTGCTTCGCCCTCCGCAGCCAGAAGGTGCTTCGCCGCCCGAAGGTGACCGGGCTCCACGTCCAAGGCGACAACACGCTGAGCCAGCTGCGAAAGCGCGGGGAGGTACACGCCAGAACCGGGCCCCAGCTCCAGAGCCTGCTTGATAGAGCCCTGACTCCCCAGCTCCCTAAGCTGTGCCAACACCCAGTCGCGACGGGCGCAATGGAGATAGCGGCGGGTCGGATTGCGCGATGCGTAGAGCGTGGCCTGAAGTGCAACCCGCTGCTCTTCGCGGCTCATGGCCGAACCTCAAAGACAACAATATCGCCCACAAACTGCGTAAAACTGCCGTAAACGGTGTAATGCAGGAGCAACTCCGGCATAAAGCTCGGCGCGCGGAAATGTTCGCGCTTAACCAGCATCGGATGCTCATCAGCGATGGCCCGGCGATAAAAACGCGCAGACTCGGGCGTGGTTTTAATCAGATGCGAGAGGTCATGGACCAGGGGGCCATTGAGCTCGTTGGCAAACGCCGTGTCGTACCAGTTCTCGCTCAGTATCACAGCATCGACCCGGGACAGGCGTTGACTGCGGGAGTCCGCGTCAACGGGGCGAAAGAGTCTGTGCACTGCACCGGTATCGGGCGGAGGATTCACGTAATAGCTTACAAGGACACGCGTGGGAGATCGCTCGCCATACCAGGCAATGAGTTTACGACGGGGATCGAGGTGGTAATCAGATACCAGATCCATCGCCAGGAGCGCCTGCCACAGCACCATCAACGCAACCGCGAGGCCACGCCGCGATGGTCTCAGGTAGCTCACGCCCAGGGCTGCGAGAAGACAGGCCGCCGGCAGTAAAGGCAGGTAATGCCGGTAGTAGGTCACCGGAGCGAGGAAGGCCATGTAAAGGGCAAAGGCCGGCAGCGGCAGGAGGGCTAAGCAGACTCGATCAAAGGCCTCACGCTTCCACAGTTGCCCTGCGCCATACACCGCCCCCAGGAAGGCCGGCACACCCAGGCCCATCACAAGCACCGTGAAGACGTTAATGGGATTGCGCAGCCACTTATGCCAACCGATGGCACCGTAGTCCGTGCCAAAACGCCCCTCGAGGCTTCCCGCCGTAAAAGCCACAAACACATCAACCTGCATCAACAGGGGCGCTAACCACGGCGCCAGCAGAAAAAAACCTCTGCCTGTTGCGCTCAGACGCGGCCAGGGCACAATCAGATAGAAAACGGCCGGCAGCAGCCAGATGGCCCAAGGAGGCAGCTCAGGGTTGGATACCAAACCAAAGACAGCGGCGTAGCCCAGAAGCAGTATCGCAATGCGCCAACGGCTCAGCCCCCCAAACAGCGTCGCCAGAAATCCCGGGGGTAAGAACGCCGCGAGGGACGCCACGGCAAACACCCAGTACTTGGTGAAGATCGCAGGCGCAAGAAGCACCACCGCTATGAGCCAGCGCGATCCCCCCCGGCGCAAACTCCAGATCAGAGCGCAGATAAAGGCGTAGATAAAAAAGGTGGACGCCGCATCCACGGTCCCCACCATGGACTCACTGATGTGCCAGCCCGAGAGCGCCAGCAAGGCACCGGCTGTGGGAGCCACCCACGGTCGCTCGGGAAACAACAGCGTTGCAAGGAGCCACAGTGCTCCCACGGTAAGTGCCCCGGTAGTTGCGGAATACAGTCTGGCGATCAGCAGATGTCCTTCGCTGTGGCAGAAGGCCTTTGCGGTCTGTGCACTCCCAACTCCTCCCTCGGGCGGCGAGTCCCCGAGAGCACCGGCTATCGCCAGGGTCTGCCAGCCCACAAAGGGTGAGTAATCAAAGCCCCGCAGCGCCGCTCTGCAGGAGCCGCCTTCATCAAAATTCACCAGGGTAAAACCGTCATCGCCATACCAGTCCTGTCCATAATTCAGGGCGGGCACGGCACGCAGAAAAAAGGCCAGGACAAGGAGCGCCAACAACAGCACTCGGGGTGGCGGCGAAGAACTGAAGTCAGGGGATAGAGACAAGCCTGGCTCGCGATAACGGCGGGAGTTTGCGCAGTCTAGCAGAGGGTAAATACGCCGCTGTCGCACCCATCGTCGCATGCTAGACTCAAAGGTTCCGCGACTAATCAAAGTACAGGACGTTGACGTCATGAGCAGCTCTGTAAAGCCCCTCCTCGAGGCCATTGAGGCCAGTCCCGACGGGCCGGAAATTTGCGCCATCTTCGATTTTGACGGCACGATAATTTCCGGTTATTCCGCCATCGCGTTTATCCGCGAGCAGCTGCGTCGGGGCGATCTGTCCGTGCGGGATTTTCTGGAGCTTGCCAGCGCCATGACCAACTTTGGACTGGGAAACCTCGGCTTCTCCGGCATGATGGCGGTCACTACGCAGTTTATTCGCGGTATCGAAGAGCAGGCCTACACCGAGCTCGGTGAAGAGCTGTTCACCAAGCAGATCGCCCGGCTGGTGTATCCCGAGTCTCGCGCACTCATTGACGCGCACCTCGCCAAGGGCCACACCGTCGGTATCATCTCCTCTGCCACGCCCTATCAGGTGGAACCCGCAGCGCGGGATCTGGGCATCGAAAATGTGCTGTGTACCCAGCTTGAAGTAATAGATGGCGTGTTTACGGGCAGCGTCGTCAGACCCACCTGCTTCGGGCAGGGCAAAGTCGATGCGGCCGAGGTACTTGCGGACAGCGTTGGCGCTAATCTGGATAACGGTTTCTTTTATTCCGACAGCACCGATGACCAGCTGCTCCTGGAGCATGTCGGCAATCCCGTTGCCCTCAATCCCAGCGACAAACTGCGCGCAGTGGCAAGAGACAACAACTGGCCGACGGCAAGTTTTGGTAGCCGGGGTCGTCCCACACTGGGACAGTTTGTTCGCTCCATCGCCGCCACAGTGAGCCTGGTGCCTACCTTCGCCGCAGGGCTGCCTATTTACGCACTCACCGGGTCCCGGCGGGAAGCGACGAATTTTTCCATCAATCTATTTGCCGAAACCGCCAGCGCGCTTATCAACCTGGACCTTCGAGTGAACGGCGAAGAAAACCTGTGGAAAGAAAGGCCCGCCGTGTTCATTTTTAACCACCAGAGCAAGGCGGACGTGGTCATCGGGGCGAAGCTCCTGCGCCGTGACATGGCCGGCGTGGGCAAGCAGGAAATCAGGAAAATGCCGGTGATCGGCAAAGTGCTGGAGATGGGCGGCGTGGTCATGATCGATCGCAAGAACGCCGCCTCAGCGATCGAAGCCATGAAGCCCCTGGTGGATGCCATGCGCAATGAGGGGAAGTCCGTAGCCCTGGCCCCCGAAGGCACGCGCACCGTATCCCCCAACCTGGCACCGTTTAAAAAAGGGGCGTTCCATCTGGCTATTCAGGCCGGCGTACCCATCGTCCCGGTGGTGATTCGCAATGCCGGGGACGTGGCACCGAAGGGCGACTTTGTTTTTCGTCCCGCGACCGTGGAAGTGGATGTTCTGCCACCGGTAGACACCAGTGACTGGAGCGCCGACACCCTGGATGAGCACATCCGTGATGTCCGCAACATGTTCTTGAGAACCCTGGGGCAGCCTGAAGAAAAGGCGCCAACCGCGAAGAAGACTAAAGCAAAAGCGCAGTCCAAAGCCAAGGCGACGACAAAAACCAAGGCCAAAAAGAAACCCGCGACGAAGGCGAAAGCTCAGGCAAAGGCAACCGCGAAAACTCCACCCAGGGCAAAGGCCAAAGCAAAAGCCAGGGTCAAGGCTGTTCCCAAAACA from Congregibacter litoralis KT71 includes these protein-coding regions:
- a CDS encoding Zn-dependent hydrolase, which produces MRFSVNPILLAGLITLHIATLSSASAQSDLEVDGGRLNGTMATMKTYGGTPEGGSTRVAYSDANKAALEYLDGLMREAGLVTHIDAAGNLVGRREGRSSDLAPIVAGSHIDTVPNGGHYDGIVGVMSAIEVARTLHDQKVSLRHPVEFIVWSNEEGGKTGSRAVAGAVKPREYALPSLGQRSLGEGMRFLGGEPEQLDSVTRSPGDIAAYLELHIEQGAILDRKSIAIGVVEGIVGIRRWNVTVDGFANHAGTTPMDQRSDALYTAARFVTLVRDTITDVPGTQVGTVGRIQVFPGAPNVVPGQAVMSLEIRDLSMDKLGLLFDRIYSASQILARETGAKISFEQFYESMAAPTNETLRQIIEASTDSLGLSRQRMPSGAGHDAQSLGTICPIGMIFVPSRDGTSHAPSEFTSPQQITNGANVLLRTLMGVDAQIDSD
- a CDS encoding MATE family efflux transporter, whose product is MVSSISTASPITWRAHLGAVARLGLPLVGSHLAQVAIGATDTLMLGWYGVGALAAGSLAASVFNLLMIVGAGFAFAVMPLAAGAATRGDDEQLAGVTRMGFWLSALYALLVLPLMFWSGSLLFFGQDPAVAAGAQSFLRIACWAMFPALFAMVIKSHLSALERTRIILLVTLMAAVFNGIANWLLIFGKLGFPELGLEGAAIASLIAHGATLGGLVAYSRVSPRASRRGLFEGFWRPDWACCQQVFRLGWPIGITLLAEAGLFAFSAILVGLLGETVLAAHGIAIQLASISFMVHLGLSQVATVRAGQAMSMGDLVSLRRGAVVVAACSVSFSMLAIGAFVFSPEFLIGLFLSADDARSPAIVPIAITLLTAAALFQLADGAQVVALGLLRGVQDTRIPMIMAAVIYWCIGAPAGYVLGFHGGFGGPGVWFGLVVGLGLAAVALSLRFIRLLPQR
- a CDS encoding amidohydrolase, with translation MSRRRFPAGLPHEEMLMNMRGCFLAALVVFPLQLSAATLIHNVRGYTLHDGERLSFTALEYDKGVVTAIYDDAASASASKAAERIDGQGLTLLPGLIDAHGHVAGLGSALASVDLTGSDSEGEAVARLSAVAENGEAWLFGAGWNQVLWPSGEFPSKTSLDAVITDRPVALSRVDRHALWVNSKALSLAGITADTPDPAGGQIVRDDAGEPTGILIDNAMRLIAEALPEATVESKKRDLSRAMRYLVSLGMTGAHDAGSTALEVDAYDALLKDGEFPMRIYSMLRMADPLIEKKWLEGPRKSTGGLFELRSVKISADGALGSRGAALFEDYSDDPGNKGLLLLSDEELSRQISRSAELGYQVNVHAIGDRANAKVLDEFEALNASSGQRALRHRVEHAQILRPVDIQRFAELDVIASVQPTHATSDKNMAGTRLGEDRLEGAYAWQSLFESGAKLAGGSDFPVEPPNPFFGLHAAVTRQDRDGEPPGGWRVGEALSRNKALSLFTEDAAYSGHAETQVGRLLPGYAADFILVRDDFFAVPREQLWKNKVHATVVAGELVFGEL
- a CDS encoding glycosyltransferase family 2 protein; the encoded protein is MTELLSVVVPVYNEREVLPTFHDRILAVLESLPVSVQLLYVDDGSSDGSSEWLAEKQSDDDRIGVLRLSRNFGKEAAMSAGFDHVEGDAVVVIDADLQDPPELIPTLVEHWREGYDVVYATRESREGEQWLKRQSAALFYRVMDRLSDVPIPRDTGDFRLLSRRAVDALAKLREQHRYMKGLYAWIGYPQKAVPYARDARSLGRSKWSYWRLWNHALEGITSFSAAPLKLATWLGLFTSVLAFAYGLFFLLRTLFLGNPVPGYPSLIVIMLFLGGVQLVCLGIIGEYLARTYNESKGRQLYFVMDYRPSGGLHRRETLADTSEETAVSPRSEENERLQNP